A single genomic interval of Malania oleifera isolate guangnan ecotype guangnan chromosome 13, ASM2987363v1, whole genome shotgun sequence harbors:
- the LOC131146714 gene encoding uncharacterized protein LOC131146714 produces the protein MVRARPIFSGSCMNRSPVRVRVRSKLKPASKAVKADQRTQFSGDAVAKNGSRNEKKILVVVDSSFEAKGALEWALSQAVQTQDTIILLYITKPSKQAAADSKKEINKRAYGVLYSMKNTCQVKRPGVQIEVAVVEGKEKGPTIVEEAKQRKVSLLVLGQRKKRSMIWRLRRLWGGNRRMNGKGGAGVVDFCIHNAHCMTIAVRRKNKKLGGYLITTKQHKNFWLLA, from the exons ATGGTGAGAGCACGTCCCATATTCTCCGGTTCTTGCATGAACCGCTCCCCTGTTCGTGTTCGGGTCCGTTCGAAATTGAAACCGGCCTCCAAGGCTGTTAAAGCCGATCAGAGAACGCAGTTTTCCGGCGATGCTGTGGCAAAAAATGGGTCGAGGAATGAAAAAAAGATCTTGGTGGTGGTTGATTCGAGCTTTGAAGCTAAGGGAGCTCTGGAATGGGCACTCTCCCAGGCAGTTCAAACCCAGGATACAATTATTCTTCTCTATATAACAAAGCCATCCAAACAAG CTGCTGCAGACTCCAAGAAGGAGATTAATAAAAGGGCTTATGGAGTTCTTTACTCCATGAAAAATACATGTCAAGTGAAGAGGCCAGGG GTGCAAATAGAGGTAGCAGTGGTGGAGGGGAAGGAGAAGGGGCCAACAATAGTGGAAGAAGCAAAGCAGAGGAAGGTGTCACTGCTGGTTTTGGGGCAGAGGAAGAAAAGATCCATGATATGGAGACTGAGGAGGCTTTGGGGAGGGAACCGCAGGATGAATGGTAAAGGAGGGGCAGGAGTGGTGGACTTCTGCATCCACAATGCTCACTGCATGACCATTGCTGTGAGGAGGAAGAACAAGAAGCTCGGAGGATACTTGATTACCACTAAGCAACATAAAAATTTTTGGCTTTTGGCTTAA